In Candidatus Bathyarchaeia archaeon, the following are encoded in one genomic region:
- a CDS encoding MFS transporter yields the protein MTATNYRKILRSSFPFEVLNKDLRLIFTSNLLGSFGDGLYAFLLPVYLTESLGANDVEVGILYAIVTLTSALTLLVAGTLADKYDRKKIMIAGWIAWVPAPLVFSIANNWLQTLPGIILWGVWLGGPTNTAYIVTAADKTKLTLTFTLISSAWSLGYIFSPAIGGYLAGTVGMHAVFYLAFIFYALAGLVLAFINSQRATRLTQEPPEKNYSFFKLLKTKRLLKLSILFASLIFVTLMFRPFIPKFLADVYHYGKFEIGILGSVSFFSSAVLGIFLGKLGDRWRKSFALAIAMFLSSLSLILLLLFSQFYILIIAFFLIGGSYILWSLMSAIIGPLAPEHMRARWISIPQTVSIFTSFVAPYVGGVLYSFSQSYLFIIAVAATLFLSLLIFFKAFET from the coding sequence TTGACAGCAACCAACTATAGAAAAATTCTAAGGTCAAGCTTTCCGTTTGAAGTGTTAAACAAAGACTTGAGATTAATTTTTACCTCTAACCTGTTAGGTTCTTTTGGCGACGGACTTTACGCTTTTCTCTTACCAGTTTACTTAACTGAAAGCCTCGGAGCCAACGATGTAGAAGTAGGCATACTCTATGCCATAGTGACTTTGACTTCAGCATTAACTCTGCTTGTGGCTGGAACACTCGCAGACAAGTATGACCGCAAAAAAATCATGATAGCCGGATGGATAGCATGGGTGCCCGCGCCGTTAGTTTTCTCCATTGCAAACAATTGGCTTCAAACATTACCTGGCATCATTTTATGGGGAGTTTGGCTTGGCGGACCAACAAACACAGCATACATTGTAACAGCCGCTGACAAGACTAAGTTAACATTAACTTTCACTTTGATTTCTTCAGCGTGGTCACTTGGTTACATTTTTTCTCCGGCGATTGGAGGCTATTTAGCTGGAACTGTCGGAATGCATGCCGTTTTCTATTTAGCCTTCATTTTCTATGCTCTCGCAGGCTTAGTCCTAGCCTTCATAAACAGTCAACGTGCAACTCGCTTAACACAAGAGCCCCCAGAAAAGAATTACTCTTTCTTCAAGCTTTTAAAAACAAAGAGGTTGCTTAAACTTTCGATTCTATTTGCTTCTTTAATTTTCGTCACACTCATGTTTCGTCCATTCATCCCCAAGTTTCTTGCGGACGTCTATCATTATGGCAAGTTTGAAATAGGCATTTTAGGTTCTGTTTCCTTTTTCAGCTCAGCAGTTTTGGGCATCTTCTTAGGCAAGCTTGGAGATAGATGGAGAAAATCGTTTGCTCTTGCCATAGCTATGTTTCTAAGCAGCTTGTCATTAATTCTTCTCTTACTGTTCAGCCAATTCTACATTCTAATAATCGCCTTTTTCCTAATAGGAGGCTCCTACATACTATGGTCGTTAATGAGCGCCATAATTGGGCCACTCGCTCCAGAACATATGAGGGCACGATGGATTTCCATACCTCAAACCGTCAGCATTTTCACTTCTTTCGTGGCGCCCTACGTCGGCGGCGTTCTCTACAGTTTTTCTCAATCTTACTTGTTTATCATAGCCGTGGCGGCAACACTCTTCCTATCCTTGCTGATATTTTTTAAAGCTTTTGAGACGTAA
- a CDS encoding trypsin-like peptidase domain-containing protein, giving the protein MSISSESGVRFSLTFVLLMLIVGLIAGGLATYLIAYQQVENLNNDIANLKNQVSKLWGFQNVTYQNITIYQNATVLTEIYERVKDSVVLVRGTTGSGSVQGSGFVYNFSGLPVVITNYHVVHGTISVSVTFSNGNGYAAEVNGTDPYADLAVLLVDAPQEEFKPIEIVSSSTLKVGDPVIAIGNPYGLVGSMTTGVISALGRTITEEYTGGFGIANIIQTSAPINPGNSGGPLLNYNGKVIGITTAIVAESQGLGFAIPSNTILREIYSLVTNGTYDGHSYLGVRGTDMNYETSQKMGINVTYGWLIAEVIPGGPSDGKLQANDTIIAMNMTRIKNGDDLASYLEENTLPGDNLIITIVRANATENVTITLERRPSPFS; this is encoded by the coding sequence TTGAGCATTTCCAGCGAAAGTGGTGTAAGGTTTTCTTTAACATTCGTACTGCTAATGCTTATTGTGGGATTGATTGCTGGCGGACTAGCGACTTACCTAATAGCCTACCAGCAAGTTGAGAATCTAAATAATGACATTGCAAATCTCAAAAATCAAGTCTCCAAACTGTGGGGTTTCCAGAACGTAACTTACCAAAATATTACAATTTATCAAAACGCCACGGTTTTAACAGAAATTTATGAACGCGTAAAAGATTCTGTTGTTTTAGTGCGTGGAACAACAGGTTCAGGAAGTGTACAAGGTTCAGGGTTTGTCTATAACTTCTCTGGTTTGCCTGTTGTAATAACGAATTACCACGTTGTCCATGGCACAATAAGCGTGAGCGTAACGTTTTCGAACGGAAACGGCTACGCGGCTGAAGTAAACGGAACAGACCCGTACGCGGATTTAGCTGTTCTATTGGTTGACGCTCCACAGGAAGAATTCAAACCCATCGAAATCGTAAGCTCCTCAACACTAAAAGTCGGCGACCCAGTCATAGCAATAGGAAACCCCTACGGCTTAGTTGGATCAATGACCACGGGAGTGATAAGCGCTCTGGGAAGGACAATAACCGAGGAATACACCGGCGGCTTCGGCATAGCAAACATAATACAGACAAGCGCGCCTATAAACCCCGGAAACTCAGGGGGTCCACTATTGAATTATAACGGCAAGGTTATCGGAATAACAACCGCAATAGTCGCAGAGTCTCAAGGCTTAGGCTTCGCCATCCCATCAAACACTATCCTTCGAGAAATTTACTCGCTAGTAACTAACGGTACCTATGACGGGCACTCCTACTTAGGCGTGAGAGGAACAGACATGAACTACGAAACAAGCCAAAAAATGGGCATAAACGTAACCTACGGATGGCTAATAGCCGAAGTCATACCGGGTGGCCCATCGGATGGAAAACTACAAGCCAACGACACAATAATCGCGATGAATATGACCCGCATCAAAAACGGCGACGACCTCGCAAGCTATTTGGAAGAAAACACGCTACCAGGCGATAATCTAATCATCACAATCGTAAGAGCCAACGCCACAGAAAATGTCACGATAACCTTAGAAAGACGACCAAGCCCATTTAGTTGA
- the nrdD gene encoding anaerobic ribonucleoside-triphosphate reductase gives MSIPHRVRGVKILKAVSSSLRLQILNLLFDRGPLSYTELMSSLKMNPTRDAGRFAYHLKFLLRADLIEADVEAKKYCLTELGKMVIDVADRIEKKAIKPKSMLIRTSRFALEEFDANKIANSLIKEAKMPAELAQKVAKEAEKRLLKSKIKYLTAPLVREVVNAVLIEKGLEEYRHKLTRLGLPVYDVASLLEGKETGQQMGSVSEKLGETILREYMLLNMFPRDVADAHLSGSIFVEGLGSWILKPSEVMHDLRFFLQHGLNLERINVFKSSLQPPNSLESALSTTFNVLLHSAREVDAMQTLDYFNVFLAPFVKGTKPTEVKEALRSFILQVNQHVKASLGLELTVPDFMAGKQVLGSDGKVLGKYGDFVDESQLLASFILEILIEESLRKPLLNPAIILEVRKEAFVNEKVKAMLLKAHQLASEKSMLYFANLLGENKRDSVFSSSGFTLKTDACGDWEIETLRTGCLGRVGVNLPRIVVESGKDKTKFLEIFKERLEMAVRALEIKYRTLKQHGGGLLPFLSQEVNGDQYFRLENCSRIINMVGLKESAEIFSGKSVYEDEKSLAFAEEVIQQASEYINKIGRKHDKNVFLAALPSFEASERFAQLDIERYGVAKVRFSGTREKPFYSTVGKLILKDDEVLPTFLKVEEKLSKLFDAGGYFSVIELGEAEHKPEALMALTKQIFESGSLEFFTYNRKLTYCVNCKRSWFGKLQKCPSCGAVSTLAFFDQFAAV, from the coding sequence TTGTCGATTCCACATCGTGTGCGGGGAGTAAAAATACTTAAAGCGGTTTCTTCGTCTCTTAGGTTGCAGATTTTGAATTTGCTTTTTGATAGGGGTCCTCTTTCTTATACTGAGTTGATGAGTTCTTTGAAGATGAATCCTACTAGGGATGCGGGGAGGTTTGCTTATCATTTGAAGTTTCTGCTTAGGGCGGATTTGATTGAGGCGGATGTGGAGGCGAAGAAGTATTGTTTAACTGAGCTTGGCAAGATGGTTATTGATGTTGCGGATAGGATTGAAAAGAAAGCCATAAAACCAAAAAGCATGCTTATACGCACTTCGCGTTTTGCATTGGAAGAGTTTGACGCAAACAAGATTGCAAACTCTCTTATTAAAGAAGCGAAAATGCCCGCTGAACTGGCGCAGAAGGTGGCGAAAGAAGCTGAAAAGCGGTTGTTGAAATCGAAGATTAAGTATTTGACTGCTCCACTCGTGAGGGAGGTTGTGAATGCGGTTTTAATAGAGAAAGGTTTAGAGGAGTATCGACACAAGCTTACGCGTTTGGGTCTTCCAGTGTATGATGTTGCCAGCTTGTTAGAGGGAAAAGAAACTGGTCAGCAAATGGGTTCTGTGAGCGAAAAATTGGGAGAGACAATTTTAAGAGAGTATATGCTTTTGAACATGTTTCCAAGAGATGTTGCAGACGCGCATTTGTCTGGTTCAATCTTTGTGGAAGGTTTGGGTTCTTGGATTTTGAAGCCAAGTGAAGTTATGCATGATTTGCGATTTTTTCTGCAGCATGGCTTAAACTTGGAAAGAATAAACGTTTTCAAGTCTTCTTTACAGCCTCCTAATAGTTTGGAATCGGCTTTGTCGACTACGTTTAATGTTCTTTTGCATTCTGCCAGAGAAGTAGATGCGATGCAAACTCTCGATTATTTTAATGTTTTTTTGGCGCCATTTGTAAAGGGTACAAAGCCTACAGAGGTTAAGGAGGCTTTACGTTCATTTATTCTCCAAGTAAATCAGCATGTAAAAGCGTCTTTAGGTTTGGAGCTTACCGTCCCAGATTTTATGGCAGGAAAACAAGTTCTCGGCTCTGATGGAAAAGTGTTAGGCAAATATGGAGATTTTGTTGATGAAAGCCAACTTTTAGCTTCATTTATCCTTGAAATACTTATTGAAGAAAGCCTGCGTAAGCCTCTGCTTAATCCCGCGATAATTTTGGAAGTGCGTAAGGAAGCGTTTGTTAATGAAAAAGTAAAAGCGATGCTTTTAAAGGCACATCAATTAGCTTCAGAAAAAAGCATGCTTTACTTTGCTAATCTTTTAGGAGAAAACAAACGCGATTCTGTTTTTTCTTCTTCTGGATTTACTCTCAAAACCGATGCATGTGGAGATTGGGAAATTGAAACTCTGCGTACCGGTTGTCTTGGAAGGGTTGGAGTTAATCTTCCACGGATAGTGGTTGAGTCTGGAAAGGATAAGACGAAGTTTCTGGAAATTTTCAAAGAACGGTTGGAGATGGCAGTTCGCGCTTTGGAGATTAAGTATAGAACGCTCAAGCAGCATGGTGGGGGTTTGCTTCCGTTTCTCTCTCAAGAAGTTAATGGGGACCAGTATTTTAGGCTTGAAAATTGTTCCCGCATAATAAACATGGTAGGATTGAAAGAATCTGCTGAGATATTCTCTGGGAAGAGTGTTTATGAAGACGAGAAAAGTTTGGCGTTTGCTGAGGAAGTAATACAACAAGCCTCAGAGTATATAAACAAGATTGGAAGAAAGCATGACAAAAATGTTTTTTTGGCTGCGTTGCCGAGTTTTGAAGCTTCTGAAAGGTTTGCCCAGTTGGATATTGAGAGGTATGGTGTTGCAAAAGTGCGCTTTTCTGGAACGCGAGAAAAGCCGTTTTACTCCACGGTTGGTAAGTTGATTCTTAAAGACGATGAAGTTCTTCCGACATTTTTGAAGGTTGAAGAGAAACTTAGCAAATTGTTCGATGCTGGTGGATATTTTTCGGTAATAGAGCTTGGAGAAGCCGAGCATAAACCGGAAGCTCTTATGGCTTTAACTAAGCAGATTTTTGAAAGCGGCAGTTTAGAATTTTTCACGTATAATCGCAAACTAACTTATTGCGTCAACTGCAAAAGAAGCTGGTTTGGAAAATTGCAGAAATGTCCCTCTTGCGGAGCAGTAAGCACATTAGCGTTCTTTGACCAGTTTGCGGCAGTATAA